The Macaca fascicularis isolate 582-1 chromosome 11, T2T-MFA8v1.1 genome includes a region encoding these proteins:
- the TNS2 gene encoding tensin-2 isoform X4 — MGSPQTMEEGVPPSVPRWTTLCIVKPRKAEPHSFREKVFRKKPPVCAVCKVTIDGTGVSCRVCKVATHRKCEAKVTSACQALPPAELRRNTAPVRRIEHLGSTKSLNHSKQRSTLPRSFSLDPLMERRWDLDLTYVTERILAAAFPARPDEQRHRGHLRELAHVLQSKHRDKYLLFNLSEKRHDLTRLNPKVQDFGWPELHAPPLDKLCSICKAMETWLSADPQHVVVLYCKGSKGKLGVIVSAYMHYSKISAGADQALATLTMRKFCEDKVATELQPSQRRYISYFSGLLSGSIRMNSSPLFLHYVLVPTLPAFEPGTGFQPFLKIYQSMQLVYTSGVYHIAGPGPQQLCISLEPALLLKGDVMVTCYHKGGRGTDRTLVFRVQFHTCTIHGPQLTFPKDQLDEAWTDERFPFQASVEFVFSSSPEKIKGSTPRNDPSVSVDYNTTEPAVRWDSYENFNQHHEDSVDGSLTHTRGPLDGSPYAQVQRPPRQTPPAPSPEPPPPPMLSVSSDSGHSSTLTTEPAAESPGRPPPTAAERQELDRLLGGCGVASGGRGAGRETAILDDEEQPTVGGGPHLGVYPGHRPGLSRHCSCRQGYRESCGVPNGGYYRPEGTLERRRLAYGGYEGSPQGYAEASMEKRRLCRSLSEGPYPCPPEMGKPATGDFGYRAPGYREVVILEDPGLPALYPCPACEEKLALPTAALYGLRLEREAGEGWATEAGKPLLHSVRPGHPLPLLLPACGHHHAPMPDYSCLKSPKAGEEGHEGCSYTMCPEGRYGHPGYPALVTYSYGGAVPSYCPAYGRVPHSCGSPGEGRGYPSPGAHSPRAGSISPGSPPYPQSRKLSYEIPTEEGGNRYPLPGHLASAGPLASAESLEPVSWREGPSGHSTLPRSPRDAPGSASSELSGPSTPLHTSSPVQGKESTRRQDTRSPTSAPTQRLSPGEALPPVSQAGTGKAPELPSGSGPEPPAPSPVSPTFPPSSPSDWPQERSPGGLSDGASPRSPVPTTLPGLRHAPWQGPRGPPDSPDGSPLTPVPSQMPWLVASPEPPQSSPTPAFPLAASYDTNGLTQPPLPEKRHLPGPGQQPGPWGPERASSPARGISHHVTFAPLLSDNVPQPPEPPTQESQSNVKFVQDTSKFWYKPHLSRDQAIALLKDKDPGAFLIRDSHSFQGAYGLALKVATPPPSAQPWKGDPLEQLVRHFLIETGPKGVKIKGCPSEPYFGSLSALVSQHSISPISLPCCLHIPSKDPLEETPEAPVPTNMSTAADLLRQGAACSVLYLTSVETESLTGPQAVARASSAALSCSPRPTPAVVHFKVSAQGITLTDNQRKLFFRRHYPVNSITFSSTDPQDRRWTNPDGTTSKIFGFVAKKPGSPWENVCHLFAELDPDQPAGAIVTFITKVLLGQRK, encoded by the exons CCTAGGAAAGCTGAGCCTCATAGTTTCCGGGAGAAGGTTTTCCGGAAGAAACCTCCAGTCTGTGCAGTATGTAAGGTGACCATCGATGGGACAGGCGTTTCGTGCAGAG TCTGCAAGGTGGCGACGCACAGAAAATGTGAAGCAAAG GTGACTTCAGCCTGTCAGGCCTTGCCTCCCGCGGAGTTG CGGCGAAACACGGCCCCAGTCAGGCGCATAGAGCACCTG GGATCCACCAAATCTCTGAACCACTCAAAGCAGCGAAGCACTCTGCCCAG GAGCTTCAGCCTGGATCCGCTCATGGAGCGGCGCTGGGACTTAGACCTCACCTACGTGACGGAGCGCATCTTGGCCGCCGCCTTCCCCGCGCGGCCCGATGAACAGCGGCACCGGGGCCACCTGCGCGAGCTGGCCCACGTGCTGCAATCCAAGCACCGGGACAAGTACCTG CTCTTCAACCTTTCAGAGAAAAGGCATGACCTGACCCGCTTAAACCCCAAG GTTCAGGACTTCGGCTGGCCTGAGCTGCATGCTCCACCCCTGGACAAGCTGTGCTCCATCTGCAAAGCCATGGAGACATGGCTCAGTGCTGACCCACAGCACGTGGTCGTACTATACTGCAAG ggAAGCAAGGGCAAGCTCGGGGTCATCGTTTCTGCCTACATGCACTACAGCAAGATCTCTGCAGG GGCTGACCAGGCACTGGCTACTCTTACCATGCGGAAATTCTGCGAGGACAAGGTGGCCACAGAACTGCAGCCCTCCCAGCGTCG ATACATCAGCTACTTCAGTGGGCTGCTGTCCGGCTCCATCAGAATGAACAGCAGCCCTCTCTTCCTGCACTATGTGCTCGTCCCCACGCTGCCAGCCTTTGAACCTGGCACAG GCTTCCAGCCCTTCCTTAAAATCTACCAGTCCATGCAGCTCGTCTACACGTCTGGAGTCTA TCACATTGCAGGCCCTGGTCCCCAGCAGCTTTGCATCAGCCTGGAGCCAGCCCTCCTCCTCAAAGGCGATGTCATG GTAACATGCTATCACAAGGGTGGCCGGGGCACAGACCGGACCCTGGTGTTCCGAGTCCAGTTTCACACCTGCACCATCCACGGACCACAGCTTACTTTCCCCAAGGACCAGCTGGACGAGGCCTGGACTG ATGAGAGGTTCCCCTTTCAAGCCTCCGTGGAGTTTGTCTTCTCCTCCAGCCCCGAGAAGATCAAAG GCAGCACTCCACGGAATGACCCCTCGGTCTCTGTCGACTACAACACCACTGAGCCGGCTGTGCGCTGGGACTCCTATGAGAACTTCAACCAGCACCACGAGGACAGTGTGGATG GCTCCCTGACCCACACCCGGGGTCCCCTGGATGGCAGTCCTTATGCCCAGGTGCAGCGGCCCCCCCGGCAGACCCCCCCGGCACCCTCTCCAGAGCCTCCACCACCCCCCATGCTCTCTGTCAGCAGCGACTCGGGCCATTCCTCCACGCTGACCACAGAGCCGGCTGCTGAGTCCCCTGGCCGGCCGCCCCCTACGGCTGCTGAACGGCAGGAGTTGGATCGCCTCCTAGGAGGCTGCGGAGTGGCCAGTGGGGGCCGGGGGGCTGGGCGAGAGACGGCCATCCTAGATGACGAAGAGCAGCCCACTGTGGGCGGAGGCCCCCACCTCGGAGTGTATCCAGGCCACAGGCCTGGCCTCAGCCGCCACTGCTCCTGCCGCCAGGGCTACCGGGAGTCCTGCGGGGTCCCCAATGGGGGCTACTACCGGCCAGAGGGAACCCTGGAGAGGAGGCGACTGGCCTATGGGGGCTATGAGGGATCCCCCCAGGGCTACGCTGAGGCCTCGATGGAGAAGAGGCGCCTCTGCCGATCGCTGTCAGAGGGGCCATACCCCTGCCCACCTGAGATGGGGAAACCAGCCACTGGGGACTTTGGCTACCGCGCCCCAGGCTACCGGGAGGTGGTCATCCTGGAGGACCCTGGGCTGCCTGCCCTATACCCATGCCCAGCCTGCGAGGAGAAGCTGGCGCTGCCTACAGCAGCCTTGTATGGACTGCGGCTGGAGAGGGAGGCTGGAGAAGGGTGGGCAACTGAGGCTGGCAAGCCTCTCCTGCACTCAGTGCGGCCTGGGCACCCGCTGCCTCTGCTCTTGCCTGCCTGTGGGCATCACCATGCCCCGATGCCTGACTACAGCTGCCTGAAGTCACCCAAGGCAGGCGAGGAAGGGCACGAGGGCTGCTCCTACACTATGTGCCCCGAAGGCAGGTATGGGCATCCAGGGTACCCTGCCCTGGTGACATACAGCTATGGAGGAGCAGTTCCCAGTTACTGCCCAGCATATGGCCGCGTGCCTCATAGCTGTGGCTCTCCAGGAGAGGGCAGAGGGTATCCCAGCCCTGGTGCCCACTCCCCACGGGCTGGCTCCATTTCCCCGGGCAGCCCGCCCTATCCACAATCTAGGAAGCTGAGCTACGAGATCCCTACGGAGGAGGGAGGGAACAGGTACCCATTGCCTGGGCACCTGGCCTCAGCAGGACCCTTGGCATCTGCAG AGTCGCTGGAGCCGGTGTCCTGGAGGGAGGGCCCCAGTGGGCACAGCACACTGCCTCGGTCTCCCCGAGATGCCCCAGGCAGTGCTTCGTCAGAGTTGTCTGGTCCCTCCACGCCCCTGCATACCAGCAGCCCAGTCCAGGGCAAGGAAAG CACCCGGCGACAGGACACCAGGTCCCCCACCTCAGCGCCCACTCAGAGACTGAGTCCTGGCGAGGCCTTGCCCCCTGTTTCCCAGGCAGGCACCGGAAAGGCCCCTGAGCTGCCTTCGGGAAGTGGGCCTGAGCCTCCGGCCCCTAGCCCCGTCTCTCCGACCTTTCCTCCCAGCTCGCCCAGTGACTGGCCTCAGGAAAGGAGTCCAGGGGGCCTCTCAGACGGCGCCAGTCCTCGGAGCCCTGTGCCTACCACACTTCCTGGCCTCCGCCACGCCCCCTGGCAAGGCCCTCGAGGCCCCCCAGACAGCCCAGATGGGTCTCCCCTCACTCCTGTGCCTTCCCAGATGCCCTGGCTTGTAGCCAGCCCAGAGCCGCCTCAGAGCTCACCCACACCTGCTTTCCCCCTGGCTGCCTCCTATGACACCAATGGCCTTACCCAGCCCCCACTTCCTGAGAAACGCCACCTGCCCGGGCCGGGGCAACAGCCAGGACCCTGGGGCCCAGAGCGGGCATCATCGCCAGCCAGAGGCATCAGTCACCATGTCACCTTCGCACCTCTGCTCTCGGATAATGTCCCCCAACCCCCAG AGCCTCCTACACAAGAGAGCCAAAGCAATGTCAAGTTTGTCCAGGATACATCCAAGTTCTGGTACAAGCCACACCTGTCCCGTGACCAAG CCATTGCCCTGCTGAAGGACAAGGACCCTGGGGCCTTCCTGATCAGGGACAGTCATTCATTCCAAGGAGCTTATGGGCTGGCCCTCAAGGTGGCCACACCGCCACCCAGTGCCCAGCCCTGGAAAG GGGACCCCTTGGAACAGCTGGTCCGCCATTTCCTCATTGAGACTGGGCCCAAAGGGGTGAAGATCAAGGGCTGCCCCAGTGAGCCCTACTTTG GCAGCCtgtccgccttggtctcccagcaCTCCATCTCCCCCATCTCCCTGCCCTGCTGTCTGCACATTCCCAGCAAAG ATCCTCTGGAAGAGACCCCAGAGGCTCCAGTGCCCACCAACATGAGCACAGCAGCAGACCTCCTGCGTCAGGGTGCTG CCTGCAGCGTGCTCTACTTGACCTCAGTGGAGACAGAGTCACTGACAGGCCCCCAAGCCGTGGCCCGGGCCAGCTCTGCAGCTCTGAGCTGCAGCCCCCGCCCAACACCAGCAGTTGTCCACTTCAAGGTGTCCGCCCAGGGCATTACACTGACGGACAACCAAAGGAA ACTATTCTTTCGCCGCCATTATCCAGTGAACAGCATCACCTTCTCCAGCACTGACCCTCAAGACCGGAG ATGGACCAACCCAGACGGGACCACCTCCAA GATCTTTGGTTTCGTGGCCAAGAAGCCGGGAAGCCCCTGGGAGAATGTGTGTCACCTCTTTGCAGAGCTTGACCCAGATCAGCCTGCTGGCGCCATTGTCACCTTCATCACCAAAGTTCTACTGGGccagagaaaatga
- the TNS2 gene encoding tensin-2 isoform X5, giving the protein MCLARPRWPSAHPLSPRLFPRKAEPHSFREKVFRKKPPVCAVCKVTIDGTGVSCRVCKVATHRKCEAKVTSACQALPPAELRRNTAPVRRIEHLGSTKSLNHSKQRSTLPRSFSLDPLMERRWDLDLTYVTERILAAAFPARPDEQRHRGHLRELAHVLQSKHRDKYLLFNLSEKRHDLTRLNPKVQDFGWPELHAPPLDKLCSICKAMETWLSADPQHVVVLYCKGSKGKLGVIVSAYMHYSKISAGADQALATLTMRKFCEDKVATELQPSQRRYISYFSGLLSGSIRMNSSPLFLHYVLVPTLPAFEPGTGFQPFLKIYQSMQLVYTSGVYHIAGPGPQQLCISLEPALLLKGDVMVTCYHKGGRGTDRTLVFRVQFHTCTIHGPQLTFPKDQLDEAWTDERFPFQASVEFVFSSSPEKIKGSTPRNDPSVSVDYNTTEPAVRWDSYENFNQHHEDSVDGSLTHTRGPLDGSPYAQVQRPPRQTPPAPSPEPPPPPMLSVSSDSGHSSTLTTEPAAESPGRPPPTAAERQELDRLLGGCGVASGGRGAGRETAILDDEEQPTVGGGPHLGVYPGHRPGLSRHCSCRQGYRESCGVPNGGYYRPEGTLERRRLAYGGYEGSPQGYAEASMEKRRLCRSLSEGPYPCPPEMGKPATGDFGYRAPGYREVVILEDPGLPALYPCPACEEKLALPTAALYGLRLEREAGEGWATEAGKPLLHSVRPGHPLPLLLPACGHHHAPMPDYSCLKSPKAGEEGHEGCSYTMCPEGRYGHPGYPALVTYSYGGAVPSYCPAYGRVPHSCGSPGEGRGYPSPGAHSPRAGSISPGSPPYPQSRKLSYEIPTEEGGNRYPLPGHLASAGPLASAESLEPVSWREGPSGHSTLPRSPRDAPGSASSELSGPSTPLHTSSPVQGKESTRRQDTRSPTSAPTQRLSPGEALPPVSQAGTGKAPELPSGSGPEPPAPSPVSPTFPPSSPSDWPQERSPGGLSDGASPRSPVPTTLPGLRHAPWQGPRGPPDSPDGSPLTPVPSQMPWLVASPEPPQSSPTPAFPLAASYDTNGLTQPPLPEKRHLPGPGQQPGPWGPERASSPARGISHHVTFAPLLSDNVPQPPEPPTQESQSNVKFVQDTSKFWYKPHLSRDQAIALLKDKDPGAFLIRDSHSFQGAYGLALKVATPPPSAQPWKGDPLEQLVRHFLIETGPKGVKIKGCPSEPYFGSLSALVSQHSISPISLPCCLHIPSKDPLEETPEAPVPTNMSTAADLLRQGAACSVLYLTSVETESLTGPQAVARASSAALSCSPRPTPAVVHFKVSAQGITLTDNQRKLFFRRHYPVNSITFSSTDPQDRRWTNPDGTTSKIFGFVAKKPGSPWENVCHLFAELDPDQPAGAIVTFITKVLLGQRK; this is encoded by the exons CCTAGGAAAGCTGAGCCTCATAGTTTCCGGGAGAAGGTTTTCCGGAAGAAACCTCCAGTCTGTGCAGTATGTAAGGTGACCATCGATGGGACAGGCGTTTCGTGCAGAG TCTGCAAGGTGGCGACGCACAGAAAATGTGAAGCAAAG GTGACTTCAGCCTGTCAGGCCTTGCCTCCCGCGGAGTTG CGGCGAAACACGGCCCCAGTCAGGCGCATAGAGCACCTG GGATCCACCAAATCTCTGAACCACTCAAAGCAGCGAAGCACTCTGCCCAG GAGCTTCAGCCTGGATCCGCTCATGGAGCGGCGCTGGGACTTAGACCTCACCTACGTGACGGAGCGCATCTTGGCCGCCGCCTTCCCCGCGCGGCCCGATGAACAGCGGCACCGGGGCCACCTGCGCGAGCTGGCCCACGTGCTGCAATCCAAGCACCGGGACAAGTACCTG CTCTTCAACCTTTCAGAGAAAAGGCATGACCTGACCCGCTTAAACCCCAAG GTTCAGGACTTCGGCTGGCCTGAGCTGCATGCTCCACCCCTGGACAAGCTGTGCTCCATCTGCAAAGCCATGGAGACATGGCTCAGTGCTGACCCACAGCACGTGGTCGTACTATACTGCAAG ggAAGCAAGGGCAAGCTCGGGGTCATCGTTTCTGCCTACATGCACTACAGCAAGATCTCTGCAGG GGCTGACCAGGCACTGGCTACTCTTACCATGCGGAAATTCTGCGAGGACAAGGTGGCCACAGAACTGCAGCCCTCCCAGCGTCG ATACATCAGCTACTTCAGTGGGCTGCTGTCCGGCTCCATCAGAATGAACAGCAGCCCTCTCTTCCTGCACTATGTGCTCGTCCCCACGCTGCCAGCCTTTGAACCTGGCACAG GCTTCCAGCCCTTCCTTAAAATCTACCAGTCCATGCAGCTCGTCTACACGTCTGGAGTCTA TCACATTGCAGGCCCTGGTCCCCAGCAGCTTTGCATCAGCCTGGAGCCAGCCCTCCTCCTCAAAGGCGATGTCATG GTAACATGCTATCACAAGGGTGGCCGGGGCACAGACCGGACCCTGGTGTTCCGAGTCCAGTTTCACACCTGCACCATCCACGGACCACAGCTTACTTTCCCCAAGGACCAGCTGGACGAGGCCTGGACTG ATGAGAGGTTCCCCTTTCAAGCCTCCGTGGAGTTTGTCTTCTCCTCCAGCCCCGAGAAGATCAAAG GCAGCACTCCACGGAATGACCCCTCGGTCTCTGTCGACTACAACACCACTGAGCCGGCTGTGCGCTGGGACTCCTATGAGAACTTCAACCAGCACCACGAGGACAGTGTGGATG GCTCCCTGACCCACACCCGGGGTCCCCTGGATGGCAGTCCTTATGCCCAGGTGCAGCGGCCCCCCCGGCAGACCCCCCCGGCACCCTCTCCAGAGCCTCCACCACCCCCCATGCTCTCTGTCAGCAGCGACTCGGGCCATTCCTCCACGCTGACCACAGAGCCGGCTGCTGAGTCCCCTGGCCGGCCGCCCCCTACGGCTGCTGAACGGCAGGAGTTGGATCGCCTCCTAGGAGGCTGCGGAGTGGCCAGTGGGGGCCGGGGGGCTGGGCGAGAGACGGCCATCCTAGATGACGAAGAGCAGCCCACTGTGGGCGGAGGCCCCCACCTCGGAGTGTATCCAGGCCACAGGCCTGGCCTCAGCCGCCACTGCTCCTGCCGCCAGGGCTACCGGGAGTCCTGCGGGGTCCCCAATGGGGGCTACTACCGGCCAGAGGGAACCCTGGAGAGGAGGCGACTGGCCTATGGGGGCTATGAGGGATCCCCCCAGGGCTACGCTGAGGCCTCGATGGAGAAGAGGCGCCTCTGCCGATCGCTGTCAGAGGGGCCATACCCCTGCCCACCTGAGATGGGGAAACCAGCCACTGGGGACTTTGGCTACCGCGCCCCAGGCTACCGGGAGGTGGTCATCCTGGAGGACCCTGGGCTGCCTGCCCTATACCCATGCCCAGCCTGCGAGGAGAAGCTGGCGCTGCCTACAGCAGCCTTGTATGGACTGCGGCTGGAGAGGGAGGCTGGAGAAGGGTGGGCAACTGAGGCTGGCAAGCCTCTCCTGCACTCAGTGCGGCCTGGGCACCCGCTGCCTCTGCTCTTGCCTGCCTGTGGGCATCACCATGCCCCGATGCCTGACTACAGCTGCCTGAAGTCACCCAAGGCAGGCGAGGAAGGGCACGAGGGCTGCTCCTACACTATGTGCCCCGAAGGCAGGTATGGGCATCCAGGGTACCCTGCCCTGGTGACATACAGCTATGGAGGAGCAGTTCCCAGTTACTGCCCAGCATATGGCCGCGTGCCTCATAGCTGTGGCTCTCCAGGAGAGGGCAGAGGGTATCCCAGCCCTGGTGCCCACTCCCCACGGGCTGGCTCCATTTCCCCGGGCAGCCCGCCCTATCCACAATCTAGGAAGCTGAGCTACGAGATCCCTACGGAGGAGGGAGGGAACAGGTACCCATTGCCTGGGCACCTGGCCTCAGCAGGACCCTTGGCATCTGCAG AGTCGCTGGAGCCGGTGTCCTGGAGGGAGGGCCCCAGTGGGCACAGCACACTGCCTCGGTCTCCCCGAGATGCCCCAGGCAGTGCTTCGTCAGAGTTGTCTGGTCCCTCCACGCCCCTGCATACCAGCAGCCCAGTCCAGGGCAAGGAAAG CACCCGGCGACAGGACACCAGGTCCCCCACCTCAGCGCCCACTCAGAGACTGAGTCCTGGCGAGGCCTTGCCCCCTGTTTCCCAGGCAGGCACCGGAAAGGCCCCTGAGCTGCCTTCGGGAAGTGGGCCTGAGCCTCCGGCCCCTAGCCCCGTCTCTCCGACCTTTCCTCCCAGCTCGCCCAGTGACTGGCCTCAGGAAAGGAGTCCAGGGGGCCTCTCAGACGGCGCCAGTCCTCGGAGCCCTGTGCCTACCACACTTCCTGGCCTCCGCCACGCCCCCTGGCAAGGCCCTCGAGGCCCCCCAGACAGCCCAGATGGGTCTCCCCTCACTCCTGTGCCTTCCCAGATGCCCTGGCTTGTAGCCAGCCCAGAGCCGCCTCAGAGCTCACCCACACCTGCTTTCCCCCTGGCTGCCTCCTATGACACCAATGGCCTTACCCAGCCCCCACTTCCTGAGAAACGCCACCTGCCCGGGCCGGGGCAACAGCCAGGACCCTGGGGCCCAGAGCGGGCATCATCGCCAGCCAGAGGCATCAGTCACCATGTCACCTTCGCACCTCTGCTCTCGGATAATGTCCCCCAACCCCCAG AGCCTCCTACACAAGAGAGCCAAAGCAATGTCAAGTTTGTCCAGGATACATCCAAGTTCTGGTACAAGCCACACCTGTCCCGTGACCAAG CCATTGCCCTGCTGAAGGACAAGGACCCTGGGGCCTTCCTGATCAGGGACAGTCATTCATTCCAAGGAGCTTATGGGCTGGCCCTCAAGGTGGCCACACCGCCACCCAGTGCCCAGCCCTGGAAAG GGGACCCCTTGGAACAGCTGGTCCGCCATTTCCTCATTGAGACTGGGCCCAAAGGGGTGAAGATCAAGGGCTGCCCCAGTGAGCCCTACTTTG GCAGCCtgtccgccttggtctcccagcaCTCCATCTCCCCCATCTCCCTGCCCTGCTGTCTGCACATTCCCAGCAAAG ATCCTCTGGAAGAGACCCCAGAGGCTCCAGTGCCCACCAACATGAGCACAGCAGCAGACCTCCTGCGTCAGGGTGCTG CCTGCAGCGTGCTCTACTTGACCTCAGTGGAGACAGAGTCACTGACAGGCCCCCAAGCCGTGGCCCGGGCCAGCTCTGCAGCTCTGAGCTGCAGCCCCCGCCCAACACCAGCAGTTGTCCACTTCAAGGTGTCCGCCCAGGGCATTACACTGACGGACAACCAAAGGAA ACTATTCTTTCGCCGCCATTATCCAGTGAACAGCATCACCTTCTCCAGCACTGACCCTCAAGACCGGAG ATGGACCAACCCAGACGGGACCACCTCCAA GATCTTTGGTTTCGTGGCCAAGAAGCCGGGAAGCCCCTGGGAGAATGTGTGTCACCTCTTTGCAGAGCTTGACCCAGATCAGCCTGCTGGCGCCATTGTCACCTTCATCACCAAAGTTCTACTGGGccagagaaaatga